Proteins from a genomic interval of Kribbella aluminosa:
- a CDS encoding acVLRF1 family peptidyl-tRNA hydrolase: MGRMTRVVHVAPERLDRWLGGFGERHGGVRYDVTPTAVTLSAEDGETAVVTVPFEPLAELSRAGLVAHVLRPRRLGVLLVRRGGYGAGVFADGKLLDSKVGARHVQGTTKAGGWSQQRYARRRDNQAREAFAAATEVAVRILAPAKLDVLVCGGDRRAVDTVLEDPRLRDLVPLVRAPFLGVPDPKQKVLEQAGADARAIRIALDQAGSE, translated from the coding sequence ATGGGACGAATGACGCGCGTCGTCCACGTTGCGCCGGAGCGGTTGGACAGGTGGTTGGGCGGCTTCGGCGAGCGGCACGGTGGGGTGCGGTACGACGTGACGCCGACCGCGGTCACGTTGTCCGCCGAGGACGGCGAGACGGCCGTTGTGACCGTGCCTTTCGAGCCTCTTGCGGAGTTGTCCCGTGCGGGGCTTGTTGCACATGTACTGCGGCCGCGGCGCCTTGGCGTGCTGCTGGTTCGGCGGGGCGGGTACGGCGCCGGGGTGTTTGCCGACGGCAAGCTTCTCGACTCGAAGGTCGGGGCCCGGCACGTGCAGGGGACGACCAAGGCCGGGGGCTGGTCGCAGCAGCGGTATGCGCGGCGCCGGGACAACCAGGCGCGGGAGGCGTTCGCGGCCGCGACCGAGGTCGCGGTGCGGATCCTGGCGCCGGCGAAACTCGACGTGCTGGTGTGTGGGGGAGACCGGCGGGCCGTCGACACCGTGCTCGAGGACCCGCGGCTGCGTGACCTCGTCCCGCTGGTGCGGGCGCCGTTCCTCGGCGTACCGGACCCGAAGCAGAAGGTCCTCGAGCAGGCCGGGGCGGACGCCCGCGCGATCCGGATCGCGCTGGATCAGGCCGGGTCCGAGTAG
- a CDS encoding cysteine desulfurase, with protein sequence MDVQSVRADFPILSRELAGGFPLVYLDSANSSQKPRQVVQAIEDHYLKHNANVARAMHQLGAEATAAYEGGRDKVAAFLGATNRDEIVFTKNASEALNLAAHTLGASLKPGDVVVVSEMEHHSNIVPWQLACERTGATLKWFGVTEDGRLDTSNIEELLTENTKVVALTWVSNALGTINPISDIAAKAHAVGATMVVDASQAVPQFPVDVSTLGADLLVFTGHKVVGPTGVGVLWGRYDLLASLPPFLGGGEMIEVVRMTGSTYAAPPARFEAGTPPIAQAVGLGAAIDYLSGIGMDKIAAHEHAIVEYALDGLKTVPGLHLLGPTDATDHGGAISFALDGVHPHDVSTVLDTRGIAVRAGHHCARPVHERFGMQSSTRASFYLYTTREEIEALVDGLGFVRKYFKVD encoded by the coding sequence TTGGACGTGCAGTCGGTCCGGGCGGACTTTCCCATCCTGTCCCGCGAGCTGGCCGGCGGGTTCCCGCTGGTCTACCTGGACTCGGCGAACTCCTCGCAGAAGCCGCGCCAGGTCGTGCAGGCGATCGAGGACCACTACCTCAAGCACAACGCGAACGTCGCCCGCGCCATGCACCAGCTCGGTGCCGAGGCGACCGCGGCGTACGAGGGCGGCCGGGACAAGGTCGCCGCGTTCCTCGGGGCCACCAACCGGGACGAGATCGTCTTCACCAAGAACGCCTCAGAGGCGCTCAACCTGGCCGCACACACGCTCGGCGCGTCCCTGAAACCGGGCGATGTCGTGGTGGTCTCCGAGATGGAGCACCACAGCAACATCGTGCCGTGGCAGCTCGCCTGTGAGCGGACCGGCGCGACGCTGAAGTGGTTCGGCGTCACCGAGGACGGGCGGCTCGACACCAGCAACATCGAGGAGCTGCTGACCGAGAACACCAAGGTCGTCGCCCTGACCTGGGTGTCGAACGCGCTCGGCACGATCAACCCGATCAGCGACATCGCCGCCAAGGCGCACGCGGTCGGCGCGACGATGGTCGTCGACGCGTCACAGGCGGTCCCGCAGTTCCCGGTCGACGTCTCGACGCTCGGCGCGGACCTGCTGGTGTTCACCGGTCACAAGGTCGTCGGCCCGACCGGTGTCGGCGTGCTCTGGGGCCGGTACGACCTGCTCGCGTCGCTGCCGCCGTTCCTCGGCGGTGGCGAGATGATCGAGGTCGTCCGGATGACCGGCTCGACGTACGCCGCTCCGCCGGCCAGGTTCGAGGCCGGTACGCCGCCGATCGCGCAGGCGGTCGGGCTCGGTGCGGCCATCGACTACCTGTCCGGGATCGGCATGGACAAGATCGCCGCGCACGAGCACGCGATCGTCGAGTACGCGCTGGACGGGCTGAAGACCGTACCCGGTCTGCACCTGCTCGGCCCGACGGACGCCACCGACCACGGCGGTGCGATCAGCTTCGCGCTGGACGGCGTCCACCCGCACGACGTGTCGACAGTGCTGGACACCCGCGGTATCGCAGTACGCGCGGGGCACCACTGCGCGCGGCCGGTGCACGAGCGGTTCGGAATGCAATCGTCGACCAGAGCGTCTTTCTATCTGTACACGACGCGCGAGGAGATCGAGGCGCTCGTGGACGGCCTGGGATTCGTGCGCAAGTATTTCAAGGTGGACTGA
- a CDS encoding non-heme iron oxygenase ferredoxin subunit produces MSDSFERACAAADVPDEGVIPVEVGGVEVAVVKSEGQFFAVRDECSHAQIQLSEGDVGECEIECWLHGSRFDLRTGEPTSLPAYDPVPIYPVRLDGDDVLVDVKNPINQASL; encoded by the coding sequence GTGAGCGACAGCTTCGAGCGTGCCTGCGCCGCCGCCGACGTCCCCGACGAGGGAGTGATCCCGGTCGAGGTCGGCGGCGTCGAGGTCGCGGTCGTGAAGAGCGAAGGGCAGTTCTTCGCGGTGCGGGACGAGTGCTCGCACGCGCAGATCCAGCTGTCCGAGGGTGACGTCGGCGAGTGCGAGATCGAGTGCTGGCTGCACGGCTCCCGCTTCGACCTGCGCACCGGCGAGCCGACCAGCCTGCCGGCGTACGACCCGGTGCCGATCTACCCCGTGCGCCTCGACGGCGACGACGTACTCGTCGACGTGAAGAACCCCATCAACCAAGCTTCCCTGTAA
- the sufD gene encoding Fe-S cluster assembly protein SufD produces the protein MPAADTVAETLVATGNKPHSHGPGSPVPLRARSERPTSYDVNAFSVPTGREEEWRFTPVKQLKALFEDAAGSETPKVDASGPEGVVFETVAADSSKVGKPQDRSAAVAWKHAGDAFAVRIPVEAELTEPVHVNVANLGARGFSHLIVEAGRHSRAIVIIDHNGAGELSSNVEIVVGDGADLRVVSIQQADHESIHLGQHDALVGRDAKLHHVVVTLGGRIVRIATNVRYAGPGGDAELLGVYFAESGQHHENRLFVDHEAVQCKSNAIYKGALAGDHARSVWIGDVLIRAAAEGTNTFELNRNLVLTEGARADSVPNLEIETGEIEGAGHASATGRFDDEQLFYLQARGIPEDAARRLVVSGFFNDIIGKIGVPEVTEHLHEVIEEKLARTAELSASAKAVIGQ, from the coding sequence ATGCCAGCAGCGGATACTGTTGCTGAAACCCTTGTTGCTACCGGCAACAAACCGCACTCCCACGGGCCGGGTTCCCCGGTCCCGCTCCGGGCCCGCAGCGAGCGTCCGACGTCGTACGACGTCAACGCGTTCTCGGTGCCGACCGGACGCGAGGAGGAGTGGCGTTTCACCCCGGTCAAGCAGCTCAAGGCCCTGTTCGAGGACGCGGCCGGCAGCGAGACGCCGAAGGTCGACGCGTCCGGTCCGGAAGGCGTGGTCTTCGAGACCGTCGCGGCCGACTCGTCGAAGGTCGGCAAGCCGCAGGACCGGTCCGCGGCCGTCGCCTGGAAGCACGCCGGTGACGCGTTCGCGGTCCGGATCCCGGTCGAGGCCGAGCTGACCGAGCCGGTGCACGTGAACGTCGCGAACCTCGGCGCCCGCGGCTTCAGCCACCTGATCGTCGAGGCCGGCCGGCACAGCCGGGCGATCGTGATCATCGACCACAACGGCGCCGGTGAGCTGAGCAGCAACGTCGAGATCGTCGTCGGCGACGGCGCCGACCTGCGGGTCGTCTCGATCCAGCAGGCCGACCACGAGTCGATCCACCTCGGCCAGCACGACGCGCTGGTCGGCCGGGACGCGAAGCTCCACCACGTCGTCGTGACGCTGGGCGGCAGGATCGTCCGGATCGCCACCAACGTCCGGTACGCCGGACCTGGCGGCGACGCCGAACTCCTCGGCGTGTACTTCGCCGAGTCGGGTCAGCACCACGAGAACAGGCTGTTCGTCGACCACGAGGCCGTGCAGTGCAAGAGCAACGCGATCTACAAGGGTGCGCTGGCCGGTGACCACGCCCGCTCGGTCTGGATCGGCGACGTCCTGATCCGGGCCGCGGCCGAGGGCACCAACACCTTCGAGCTGAACCGGAACCTCGTCCTGACCGAGGGCGCCCGGGCCGACTCGGTGCCGAACCTGGAGATCGAGACCGGCGAGATCGAGGGCGCCGGCCACGCGTCCGCGACCGGCCGGTTCGACGACGAGCAGCTGTTCTACCTGCAGGCCCGCGGCATCCCCGAGGACGCGGCCCGGCGGCTGGTGGTGTCCGGCTTCTTCAACGACATCATCGGCAAGATCGGCGTACCCGAGGTCACCGAGCACCTGCACGAGGTGATCGAAGAGAAGCTGGCCCGGACCGCGGAGTTGAGCGCGTCCGCCAAGGCGGTCATCGGCCAGTGA
- the sufC gene encoding Fe-S cluster assembly ATPase SufC — MATLEIRDLHVSVDTDAGPKQILRGVNLTIAGGQTHAIMGPNGSGKSTLAYSIAGHPKYNITSGTVTLDGEDVLDMKVDERARAGLFLAMQYPVEVPGVSVANFLRTAKTAIDGEAPKLRTWVKDVNKALADLDMDPDFGTRNVNEGFSGGEKKRHEIVQLELLNPKIAILDETDSGLDIDALKIVSTGVNRFASQGDKGVLLITHYTRILRYIKPDFVHVFVDGRVAEEGGPELADELEANGYERFLKAGAK; from the coding sequence ATGGCGACACTCGAGATTCGCGACCTGCACGTGTCGGTCGACACCGATGCCGGACCGAAGCAGATCCTGCGCGGCGTCAACCTGACCATCGCGGGTGGTCAGACGCACGCGATCATGGGTCCGAACGGTTCCGGCAAGTCGACGCTGGCGTACTCGATCGCCGGCCACCCGAAGTACAACATCACCAGCGGCACCGTCACCCTCGACGGCGAGGACGTCCTCGACATGAAGGTCGACGAGCGCGCCCGGGCCGGCCTGTTCCTCGCGATGCAGTACCCGGTCGAGGTGCCGGGTGTCTCGGTGGCGAACTTCCTGCGTACTGCGAAGACCGCGATCGACGGCGAGGCCCCGAAGCTGCGCACCTGGGTCAAGGACGTCAACAAGGCGCTGGCCGACCTGGACATGGACCCCGACTTCGGCACCCGGAATGTGAACGAGGGCTTCTCCGGCGGTGAGAAGAAGCGCCACGAGATCGTCCAGCTGGAGCTGCTGAACCCGAAGATCGCGATCCTCGACGAGACCGACTCGGGCCTCGACATCGACGCGCTGAAGATCGTCTCGACCGGGGTCAACCGGTTCGCGTCGCAGGGTGACAAGGGCGTCCTGCTGATCACCCACTACACGCGGATCCTGCGCTACATCAAGCCGGACTTCGTGCACGTCTTCGTCGACGGCCGCGTCGCCGAAGAGGGTGGCCCGGAGCTGGCCGACGAGCTCGAGGCCAACGGGTACGAGCGGTTCCTGAAGGCCGGCGCGAAGTGA
- the sufB gene encoding Fe-S cluster assembly protein SufB: MTQTAHPELEGLGNYQYGWADSDAAGAVAQRGISTDVVRGISALKNEPEWMLDLRLKGLKLFDRKPMPSWGADLSGIDFDNIKYFVRSTEKQATSWEELPEDIKNTYDKLGIPEAEKQRLVAGVAAQYESEVVYHQIREDLEAQGVIFLDTDTGLKEHPEIFKEYFGSVIPVGDNKFASLNTAVWSGGSFIYVPKGVKVDIPLQAYFRINTENMGQFERTLIIVDEDAYVHYVEGCTAPIYKSDSLHSAVVEIIVKKGARCRYTTIQNWSNNVYNLVTKRATCEEGATMEWIDGNIGSKVTMKYPAVYLMGEHAKGETLSIAFAGEGQHQDAGSKMVHNAPYTSSSIISKSVARGGGRTSYRGLVEVAPGSHHSKSTVRCDALLVDTISRSDTYPYVDVREDDVAMGHEATVSKVSDDQLFYLMSRGMAEDEAMAMIVRGFIEPIARELPMEYALELNRLIELQMEGAVG; encoded by the coding sequence ATGACGCAAACCGCTCACCCCGAACTGGAAGGCCTCGGCAACTACCAGTACGGCTGGGCCGACTCCGACGCCGCCGGTGCGGTCGCCCAGCGCGGCATCAGCACCGACGTGGTGCGGGGCATCTCCGCGCTGAAGAACGAGCCGGAGTGGATGCTCGACCTGCGCCTGAAGGGCCTGAAGCTCTTCGACCGCAAGCCGATGCCGTCGTGGGGCGCCGACCTGTCCGGGATCGACTTCGACAACATCAAGTACTTCGTCCGCTCGACGGAGAAGCAGGCCACCAGCTGGGAAGAGCTGCCCGAGGACATCAAGAACACCTACGACAAGCTCGGCATCCCGGAGGCGGAGAAGCAGCGCCTGGTCGCCGGCGTCGCCGCGCAGTACGAGTCGGAGGTCGTCTACCACCAGATCCGTGAGGACCTGGAGGCGCAGGGCGTCATCTTCCTGGACACCGACACCGGCCTGAAGGAGCACCCGGAGATCTTCAAGGAGTACTTCGGCTCCGTGATCCCGGTCGGTGACAACAAGTTCGCCTCGCTGAACACCGCGGTCTGGTCCGGCGGCTCGTTCATCTACGTGCCCAAGGGCGTCAAGGTGGACATCCCGCTGCAGGCCTACTTCCGGATCAACACCGAGAACATGGGCCAGTTCGAGCGGACCCTGATCATCGTCGACGAGGACGCCTACGTGCACTACGTCGAGGGCTGTACGGCGCCGATCTACAAGTCGGACTCGCTGCACTCCGCGGTGGTCGAGATCATCGTGAAGAAGGGCGCCCGCTGCCGCTACACGACGATCCAGAACTGGTCGAACAACGTCTACAACCTGGTCACCAAGCGCGCCACCTGCGAAGAGGGCGCGACGATGGAGTGGATCGACGGCAACATCGGTTCCAAGGTGACGATGAAGTACCCGGCCGTCTACCTGATGGGCGAGCACGCCAAGGGCGAGACGCTGTCGATCGCGTTCGCCGGCGAGGGCCAGCACCAGGACGCCGGCTCGAAGATGGTCCACAACGCGCCGTACACGTCGAGCTCGATCATCTCCAAGTCCGTCGCCCGCGGTGGCGGCCGGACGTCGTACCGCGGTCTGGTCGAGGTCGCGCCCGGCAGTCACCACAGCAAGTCCACGGTGCGCTGTGACGCGCTGCTGGTCGACACCATCAGCCGTTCGGACACCTACCCGTACGTCGACGTCCGCGAGGACGACGTGGCGATGGGGCACGAGGCGACCGTGTCCAAGGTCAGCGACGACCAGCTCTTCTACCTGATGAGCCGGGGCATGGCCGAGGACGAGGCGATGGCGATGATCGTCCGCGGCTTCATCGAGCCGATCGCCCGCGAGCTCCCGATGGAGTACGCACTGGAACTCAACCGGCTCATCGAGCTGCAGATGGAAGGGGCCGTCGGCTGA
- a CDS encoding metal-sulfur cluster assembly factor has translation MADQTDEKIELPEVDLAAGTSPAKVEDVTEALKDVVDPELGINVVDLGLIYGITVDDASTAIIDMTLTSAACPLTDVIEDQTRMALDGLVNDFRINWVWMPPWGPEKITDDGRDQLRALGFNV, from the coding sequence ATGGCTGACCAGACCGACGAGAAGATCGAGCTGCCCGAGGTGGACCTCGCGGCCGGCACGTCCCCGGCCAAGGTGGAGGACGTCACCGAGGCACTGAAGGACGTCGTCGACCCCGAGCTCGGCATCAACGTCGTCGACCTCGGCCTGATCTACGGCATCACGGTCGACGACGCCAGTACGGCGATCATCGACATGACGCTGACGTCCGCGGCCTGCCCGCTGACCGACGTGATCGAGGACCAGACCCGAATGGCCCTCGACGGCCTGGTCAACGACTTCCGCATCAACTGGGTCTGGATGCCCCCGTGGGGCCCGGAGAAGATCACCGACGACGGCCGCGACCAACTCCGCGCCCTCGGCTTCAACGTGTGA
- the sufU gene encoding Fe-S cluster assembly sulfur transfer protein SufU, whose amino-acid sequence MQLDSLYQEIILDHYRSPHHAGLAEPYDVEVHHVNPSCGDEVTLRVELDGDTVKSVTHDSVGCSISQAATSVMSDLVIGKPVAEGMATYQKFLELMQGRGNVQPDEEVLEDGVAFAGVAQFPARVKCALLGWSAWRDATAQALANNGRADQGVSNG is encoded by the coding sequence ATGCAGCTGGACAGCCTCTACCAGGAGATCATCCTGGACCACTACCGCAGCCCGCACCACGCGGGCCTCGCGGAGCCGTACGACGTGGAGGTGCACCACGTGAACCCGTCCTGCGGGGACGAGGTCACGCTCCGGGTCGAGCTCGACGGCGACACGGTGAAGTCCGTGACGCACGACAGCGTCGGCTGCTCGATCAGCCAGGCGGCGACCTCGGTGATGTCGGACCTGGTGATCGGCAAGCCGGTGGCCGAGGGCATGGCGACGTACCAGAAGTTCCTCGAACTGATGCAGGGCCGGGGGAATGTCCAACCCGACGAAGAGGTTCTGGAGGACGGTGTGGCGTTCGCGGGCGTCGCGCAGTTCCCGGCCCGGGTGAAGTGTGCTCTGCTGGGCTGGTCCGCGTGGCGCGATGCCACCGCCCAGGCCCTGGCCAACAATGGGCGAGCCGACCAAGGAGTGAGCAATGGCTGA
- a CDS encoding FitA-like ribbon-helix-helix domain-containing protein translates to MATLTLRNVPEETRRALKRRAAQHNRSMEAEARVDAAVAPRNFIEAVLSWPADNGPDLAITSVTVHELLSGVLRLPEGRPESRPRSRTA, encoded by the coding sequence ATGGCCACACTCACACTTCGCAACGTGCCGGAGGAAACCCGGCGCGCACTGAAGCGACGTGCAGCTCAGCACAACCGGTCGATGGAGGCGGAGGCCCGGGTGGACGCCGCTGTGGCTCCGCGGAACTTCATCGAGGCCGTGCTCAGCTGGCCGGCGGACAACGGACCGGACCTCGCCATCACCTCCGTAACCGTTCACGAACTGCTGTCCGGCGTCCTCCGCCTTCCCGAAGGACGGCCGGAAAGTCGACCTCGGTCGAGGACAGCATGA